The following is a genomic window from Primulina huaijiensis isolate GDHJ02 unplaced genomic scaffold, ASM1229523v2 scaffold204347, whole genome shotgun sequence.
TGAAGATAAAAAAGGTGAGAAAATGAATGGAGAACTGATGCTTGCTGTTTGGATGGGCACGCAAGCTGATGAAGCCTTTCCTGATGCTTGGCATTCAGATGCAGCTAGTCTTGTGGATAGCTCAGGTCCTTCAACACACATCCGTGCAAAAGTCTACCACTCCCCTAGGTTGTGGTATGTACGGGTGAATGTGATTGAGGCACAGGACTTGGTTGTGTtcgaaaaaaatcattttccaaATATTCAAGTTAAGGCACAGATTGGGAACCAAATCTTGAAGACAAAGGCAGTCCAATCACAAACTATGAACGCTTTATGGAATGAAGAATTCATGTTTGTTGCTGCCGAACCCTTTGATGATCATCTGATCATTTCGGTCGAAGATCGTGTTGGTCCAAACAAAGATGAGGTTCTTGGCAGGACTTTTATTCCCCTTCCAACAGTTGATCGGCGTGCAGATGATCGAATGATTCACTCCCGTTGGTTTAACCTTCAGAAACCAAATTCAACTGAAATCGAGGAACcaaaaagag
Proteins encoded in this region:
- the LOC140966294 gene encoding multiple C2 domain and transmembrane region protein 7-like, translating into KNLVKDDFVGFIRINLHEVPRRVPPDSPLAPEWYRLEDKKGEKMNGELMLAVWMGTQADEAFPDAWHSDAASLVDSSGPSTHIRAKVYHSPRLWYVRVNVIEAQDLVVFEKNHFPNIQVKAQIGNQILKTKAVQSQTMNALWNEEFMFVAAEPFDDHLIISVEDRVGPNKDEVLGRTFIPLPTVDRRADDRMIHSRWFNLQKPNSTEIEEPKRDKFSSRIHLRICLDGGYHVLDESTHHSSDLRPTAKQLWKPPIGILELGILNADALTPMKVRSGRGTSDTYCVAKYGQKWVRTRTIIDSLNPKYNEQYTW